The Bifidobacterium animalis subsp. animalis ATCC 25527 genomic interval GCGCGCGATGATGATCAAGGACGGCATCAATCCGTACCCGGTGAATCTCGACGTCACCACGACCATCGACGCCGTGCGTGCCAAGTATGACGGCAAGCTCGAAGCGGGCGCCGAGACCGACGACATCGTCGGCGTGGCGGGCCGCGTGCTGTTCATTCGCAATGCGGGCGGACTGTGCTTCGTGCAGCTCGCCGCCGGCGATGGCACGACGATCCAGGCCATGCTCTCGAAGAAGCAGATCGGCGCGGACTCGCTCAAGCAGTTCAAGCAGCTGGTGGACCTCGGCGACCACCTGTTCGTCAAAGGTCGCGTGATCGCATCGAAGACCGGCGAGCTGTCGATCTTCGCCGATGAGTGGGCCATCGCCGCCAAGGCGCTGCAGCCGCTGCCGACGCTGCATAAGGAACTCAACGAAGACACGCGCACGCGCAAGCCGTACATCGGCATGATCGCCGACGAGAAGATTCGCAACATGGTGCGCAATCGTTCCCGTGCGGTCGCCTCGCTGCGCCGCACCTTCGACGAACACGGATTCCTCGAGGTGGAGACTCCGATGCTGCAGACCATTCACGGGGGTGCCGCGGCTCGTCCGTTCACCACGCATATGAACGCCTTCGACCTCGATCTCTACCTGCGCATCGCGCCCGAGCTCTTCCTCAAGCGCTGCCTCGTGGGCGGCATCGAGAAGGTGTTCGAGATCAACCGCGACTTCCGCAACGAGGGCGTGGACGCCACGCACGCGCCGGAATTCACGATGGTCGAGGCCTATGAGGCCTACGGCAACTACGACACGATCGCCAAGCTCGTCAAGGAGCTGATTCAGAAGACCGCCATCGACGTGTTCGGCTCCACCAAGGTGACGCTGCTCGACGGCACCGAGTACGACTTCGGCGGCGAATGGAAGACGATGAGCATGTACGACTCGCTGTCGGAGGCGCTCGGCCAGCAGATCACGCCGGAGACCAGCGTTGAGGAGCTCGGTGCGATCGCCGACCGTCTAGGTGTGGAGCGCGACGAGGTGGAGAACCATGGCAAGCTCGTCGAACACCTGTGGGAACACTTCTACGAAGACAAGCTGTACGAGCCGACCTTCGTGCGCGACTTCCCGGTGGAGACCTCGCCGCTCGTCAAGGCGCACCGCAGCAAGCCCGGCGTGGTGGAGAAGTGGGACCTCTACGTGCGCGGCTTCGAGCTTGCGACAGGCTATTCCGAGCTCAACGACCCGATCGTGCAGCGTGAGCGCTTCGTGGCACAGGCCAAGGATGCGCTCGCTGGTGACGAGGAGGCCTGCGACATCGATGAGGACTTCCTCGAGGCGCTCGGCGTCGGCATGCCGCCGGCAGGTGGCATGGGCATGGGCATCGACCGTCTGCTCATCGCGCTCACCGGCGCCACGATCCGCGAGACGATCACGTTCCCGCTGGTCAAGCCGCTCAACAACTGAGCCGTGCATTCGCTGAAGGCCGCCTGTACTCTGGAAATTATCTCCACAGATTATAAGGCGGCCTTTTCCATGCCGCCGTAATCTCTTCGGGTATGATGGGCCTCATGTTGAGATGACTGCCATCGCAGTCGGAACATGTAAGGACCGAATATGAATCCAAACGAGAACAATGGCGCGCAGCCATCGAGCGACCTGCCGCCGTATGCCCAGCCGACGCCGGCCCAGCAGCCGGCACAGGGCTCGCCGTCCCTCCAAGGGCAGCGGCCTGCGTATGCCAACGCACAGTCGGCACCACAACAGCCGCAATCCGCGCCGCAGACGCCGCACGCCGCATCCCAATTCGCACAGGGTGCGCCGGCTGGCACGACCACGGTGGATGTGAAGGAATCGGTGAACAGGTTCGCGGACTCGCTCGGCAAGCAGCATCTGAAGATCGGCAACTATGAGGTGGCCTACGGCAATCTGGTGACCGTTGTCGGCGCGCTCCTTGCGGTCATCGGCGTGTTCCTGCCGTTTGCAAGCATCAGTGCCTTCGGTGTCTCTATGTCTGTGTCGCTCATGCCACATGGCGATGGGTGGATCCTGCTCATCGGCGCCGTCGTGATCGCCGTGCTCGCCGTGTTGCGGCAGGAGATCGCGGCACTGACCGTCACGATCATCTACACGCTGCTCGTCATCTACGAGATCGCCGGCGCCGGCAGCAAGATCTCCCAGTCAGGTTACGGCACGCTTCTCCAATTGAGCTATGGCGCCGGCATGTGGCTGCTCATCATTGCGATCATCCTCATGCTCATCGGCACCATCTTCGCGTTCTACAACAAACAGCGTGCCAAGAACGCCCAGAATGGTGCGCCGGCGATGCCTGTGCAGAATCCGGTATACGACGCTTCGTACCAGAACAACGGCTGGCAGTTCGGCGTTCCCGCCCAGAGTGATCCGAGCAATGTCGACAATAGCCAGTGGCAGTTCGGTGTCGAGAATCCGCCGGCCGGTGCGGGCGTACAACAAGGCACGCCTATGGCACCGGCCCCAAATGCGGCTGCACCGGTTCCGCCGGCAGTGGCCCATGAGCCATTCAATGCTGCGCCGGCCGCCTCTGCAACTCCGGCAGCACCAGCTGCACCGGCAGCACCGGTGAGCCCTGCAGCTCCCGCCGCGCCGGCCCAGCCCACCATTCCTCCCGCATCGCAAGATCCGGATTCACAGGACGCGCAGTAATCCGCCTGTACATGCCATCCGGCATCGCGCAGGACATTGTCGAGGCCTCTTCAGGTAAGTCACCTGGAGAGGCCTATTTGTATTCTTTTGTATTCTGCGCCCATCATATTTCCTGCCACTCCAGCGGTCATTCGGCGCGTATCGTCGCAATCTGGCCATTGGGGAACTCGTCTCATTGGCCATTGTTCGCATCCGCAACTCATCTGGCCATTGGGAGGGGATACCAGATGCCAAATGGCGGCGTCGCATTGATTCTGTCGGTCTCCTCGTGACCTCCTACGCAGTTTGACCAGCGAACGACGTTGTTCGATGGTCGGATTTCGCGATTCGGCACATTTTTGTCGTTTGAGGGGGAGTGACGCTCGCCGAATGCCGCGTGCAGCTGGGTATGGGCCGTCGGAATCGCGCATGGCACCCAGTTCGCACAATTGCGCCGGAATTACGTCGCCGTTTCCCGTGCAATGCCGGTGCTCAATAGAACGTCATAACGAAAACCTGTAAGGAGGGCCGTGTTTCCGCGGTGATTGCGGGGTACGCTCGCGGTATCGACACACGCCATTCACATCATCCAAATATCTGCATGTTCCTCGCATGCCAACCAGAAGGAATACCATGCCCACTCGTAGAGAGCAGTTTCATAACATCGCCCGCAAATCGGTTCCCGAAGGAGAGCCGACCCATCTGACCAGCGCATGGCAGCATCTCGTCGGCCATGAGTACGGTGCCGAGGAGTTCGCCAAGGCCTACCTTGATTTCGTGGCGCGCTGGGATTGGGACTGGGTGAAGATCAATCCGCGCGCCGTCTACTATGCGGAGGCGTGGGGGAGCCGAGTACGACCGCAATGACTATGCCGGTTTCGTGGGCGGCATGAATTCGCCGGTGGGTGCGGTGTTCGGCTCAATCGTTCTGATCGGCGCTCCCAAGCTGTTGCGCATCGTGCCGCAGGCGCGCATATTGGCCTACGGCGTGCTGCCCGTCGTCATCATCATGTTCCGGCCCCAGGGTCTGTTCGCAAGGAAAGGATGATTCATGAGCGACCATAACACTCTCCAGACGGCCGTGCAGGGATTCAAGGCGGGCCAGGTCAAAGGGCCGGTCGAATCGGTGGACCCGTACTCGGCGGAACTTGAGGCATTCGGCGGAGACCCAGTGGCCTATGCGCAGCATCACCGCGAGGCTGTGCTCAGCGAACCGGTGGTGCTCGGCGTGCGCAATCTCACCAAGTCCTTCGAGGGTCTCAAGGCGGTGGACGGCGTCTCCTTCGACCTGCATTCCGGCGAGGTCATCTCGATCATAGGCCCGAATGGTTCAGGAAAATCGACCACGATCAATCTGATTTCGGGATTCCTGGCACCGGACTCGGGCATCGTCGACATTGACGAACAATCCATTGCAGGGTCGAGCGCGGCCACCGTGAGCAAGCATGGTCTGGCGCGCACATTCCAGAACGGCCGCGTGTTCGGCGCGCTCACCGTGAACGAGAACATCGCACCCGGCTACCGCAAAAAGCTCGAGGAGCAGCGTCCGTTCAAACAATTGCAGCGCTATCCGTTGCTGCGGTGGGTGAATCTGCTCTCCGAAGCGGCGGTCGCGCTGGTGCACGGGCCGAAGGTGCGGCGCGAGCGTGCCGATGTGCGCGACCGCGTGGGCATGGAAATCGACCGGTTCAGGGAACGGCTCGGCACGCGTCGCGACGATTTCACCTACACATTGTCGTATGCGAACCGCCGTCGCACCGAGATCGCCCGCGCGCACATCAGCGAGCCGAAGCTGTTGCTGCTCGACGAGCCGACCGCCGGCATGAACCAATCCGAGACGGCGGAAGTAC includes:
- the lysS gene encoding lysine--tRNA ligase, whose amino-acid sequence is MTEANESADITVEEEVVAAPEISTVERAEMLLNQDEAIFKRVQEGASLDEAVDPSNKEFGPLAHPEQVQTRVAKRAMMIKDGINPYPVNLDVTTTIDAVRAKYDGKLEAGAETDDIVGVAGRVLFIRNAGGLCFVQLAAGDGTTIQAMLSKKQIGADSLKQFKQLVDLGDHLFVKGRVIASKTGELSIFADEWAIAAKALQPLPTLHKELNEDTRTRKPYIGMIADEKIRNMVRNRSRAVASLRRTFDEHGFLEVETPMLQTIHGGAAARPFTTHMNAFDLDLYLRIAPELFLKRCLVGGIEKVFEINRDFRNEGVDATHAPEFTMVEAYEAYGNYDTIAKLVKELIQKTAIDVFGSTKVTLLDGTEYDFGGEWKTMSMYDSLSEALGQQITPETSVEELGAIADRLGVERDEVENHGKLVEHLWEHFYEDKLYEPTFVRDFPVETSPLVKAHRSKPGVVEKWDLYVRGFELATGYSELNDPIVQRERFVAQAKDALAGDEEACDIDEDFLEALGVGMPPAGGMGMGIDRLLIALTGATIRETITFPLVKPLNN
- a CDS encoding inner-membrane translocator, whose protein sequence is MGGMNSPVGAVFGSIVLIGAPKLLRIVPQARILAYGVLPVVIIMFRPQGLFARKG